One window of Esox lucius isolate fEsoLuc1 chromosome 25, fEsoLuc1.pri, whole genome shotgun sequence genomic DNA carries:
- the LOC105021033 gene encoding uncharacterized protein LOC105021033 isoform X1, translating to MANELAFRSRVTSIMEALTTTVVQEICQLMGESYAALRAEVLHQKKRDTVMEKMANVFDNVSKPAPPIISGNFPVVGQVFNEQEASCIWLEDGAVEGLVSPVPETGRQEVSKPLRQTEDTVPWPVWLIKQEEEDDDDLDLQGDRKWKPESAEPNVTGESDGEDRGQVFGGSSGLEDFKREFQESPLLESVEDTASPIKRHVRQMLKHAGSTYFSCNLCDEKFQGQSGLARHRRHKHDLVKAYCCSVCGKGFTYIKSLNSHELSHSEVISSAVPVDETRARKINLTDEPTDGNAARDMISAILHSKPGGEKVFQEYANSKGLTDSTRRLMVNIIVADMMENHGRTPPSSVRTNYALGIVTLFPYLSDPNSEHGYEQYYDSASGSGYLTWRIKTVGRNKLCKTKKKTYQNGSKTQRHSSSAVEPLLDEQVSSVGSDCSGSAVHLDETRSRKRRRADEPTDRNVARDMISAILHSKPGGEMVFQEYMKTKGLTESTRRLMVNIIVADMMENHGRTPPSSVRANYALGIVTLFPYLRDPHSEHGYEKYYDAASGSGYLTWRIKTVGRNTSCKTKKKTKSTYQNGPKVLRSSVLPVGQLSGDECVEAISQLKHTNDKALVKEKMKMTFQYRQAMIHDPEKPSTVLNVFPRFLDTPGLINQDFTMLFGEVVSGTFLEKWPTFFKPRVIADCKTLPSSELVEHLLSSAQQEPNDYGWESDLASILLLLHLLPPTSKGPKTAKIRTSQAADHLVRFLKAGTNMATFLKDVGCDQQPFLLCVGERKNILQKFYVVVDQKAIPCQAETSLAAFDELFKAHYVFSVTYHEALCNFYTFIQTTIYSIDVGKAKESSRVKEIRVRLLNKNT from the exons ATGGCTAACGAACTGGCTTTTCGTTCCCGGGTTACCTCCATTATGGAAGCTTTAACAACAACAGTCGTGCAGGAAATCTGTCAGCTTATGGGAGAAAGCTATGCTGCTCTAAGAGCAGAAGTGTTGCAtcaaaaaaagagagacacGGTGATGGAGAAGATGGCAAACGTCTTTGATAACGTTTCTAAACCGG CTCCCCCAATAATTTCGGGAAACTTTCCAGTCGTGGGGCAAGTCTTCAATGAACAAGAGGCCAGCTGTATTTGGTTAGAAGATGGTGCTGTTGAAGGTCTTGTCTCTCCGGTAccagagacaggaagacaaGAGGTATCAAAGCCCCTCCGTCAAACTGAAGACACT GTCCCGTGGCCAGTATGGCTTATAaaacaggaggaggaagatgacgATGATCTGGACTTACAAG GTGACAGGAAGTGGAAACCAGAGTCGGCAGAACCGAATGTCACAGGAGAAAGCGACGGAGAAGACAGAGGTCAAGTCTTTGGTGGATCTAGTGGACTTGAGGACTTCAAAAGAGAATTTCAAGAGAGTCCGTTGCTGGAGTCTGTTGAGGACACAGCATCACCTATAAAGAGACACGTTAGACAAATGTTAAAACACGCTGGATCAACATATTTTAGCTGCAATCTCTGTGATGAGAAATTCCAGGGCCAGAGTGGCTTGGCCAGACACCGGCGCCACAAACATGACCTGGTGAAAGCCTACTGTTGCTCTGTGTGCGGGAAAGGCTTCACCTACATCAAATCCCTGAACTCTCATGAGCTCTCTCATTCTGAGGTGATCTCTTCAGCTGTACCTGTGGATGAAACCAGGGCAAGGAAAATCAATCTGACAGATGAACCCACAGACGGGAATGCCGCAAGAGAC ATGATTAGTGCCATCCTTCACTCAAAGCCAGGTGGAGAAAAGGTCTTCCAGGAATATGCAAACTCCAAAGGTCTAACAGATAGCACGCGGAGACTGATGGTGAACATAATTGTGGCCGATATGATGGAAAATCATGG GAGGACCCCACCATCAAGTGTCCGCACCAACTACGCCTTGGGGATTGTGACTTTATTTCCTTACTTGAGTGATCCAAATTCTGAGCATGGATAT GAACAATATTATGATTCAGCTAGTGGGTCTGGCTACCTGACCTGGAGGATAAAGACAGTGGGTCGCAACAAATTATGTAAGACCAAGAAGAAAACCTATCAGAATGGTTCAAAGACTCAACGACATTCCTCATCAGCTGTTGAGCCACTATTGG atgaACAGGTCAGTTCAGTGGGCTCCGATTGCTCTGGTTCAGCTGTACATCTGGATGAAACAAGGTCAAGGAAACGGCGTCGGGCTGATGAACCCACAGACAGGAATGTTGCAAGAGAT ATGATCAGCGCCATCCTTCACTCAAAACCAGGTGGTGAAATGGTATTTCAGGAGTATATGAAAACCAAAGGTCTTACGGAAAGCACGCGGAGACTGATGGTGAACATTATTGTGGCAGATATGATGGAAAATCACGG GAGGACGCCCCCATCAAGTGTCCGCGCCAACTACGCCTTGGGGATTGTGACATTATTTCCCTATTTGAGGGATCCACATTCTGAGCATGGATAT GAAAAATATTATGATGCAGCTAGTGGGTCTGGCTACCTGACCTGGAGGATAAAGACAGTGGGTCGCAACACATCATGTAAGACCAAGAAGAAAACCAAGTCCACTTATCAAAATGGCCCAAAGGTTCTGCGAAGTTCTGTTTTACCTGTTGGGCAACTGTCAGGTGATGAATGTGTAGAAGCAATATCCCAGCTGAAGCATACAAATGACAAGGCACTGGTGAAAGAGAAAATGAAGATGACGTTCCAATATAGACAGGCGATGATTCATGATCCGGAGAAGCCCTCAACTGTCCTTAATGTCTTCCCAAGATTCCTTGACACTCCAGGCTTG atCAATCAAGATTTCACCATGCTTTTTGGAGAGGTTGTGTCTGGAACGTTCCTGGAAAAGTGGCCAACATTCTTCAAACCCAGGGTGATAGCAGATTGCAAAACCCTTCCTTCCAGTGAACTGGTTGAACACCTCCTGTCATCTGCACAACAGGAACCGAATGATTATG GATGGGAGAGTGACCTTGCATCCATTTTGTTGCTCCTGCATCTTTTACCCCCCACCTCAAAAGGCCCAAAGACTGCAAAGATCCGTACCTCTCAAGCTGCTGACCATCTGGTTAGATTTCTAAAG GCGGGGACAAACATGGCGACCTTTCTAAAGGATGTTGGATGTGACCAGCAGCCCTTCCTCCTTTGCGTTGGTGAACGGAAGAACATACTCCAGAAGTTCTACGTAGTTGTCGACCAGAAGGCCATCCCATGCCAGGCTGAAACATCACTAGCAGCTTTTGATGAGCTCTTTAAGGCACATTATGTCTTCAGTGTGACGTATCATGAAGCTTTGTGCAACTTCTACACATTCATCCAAACCACTATTTACAGTATCGATGTGGGAAAGGCAAAAGAATCCTCAAGAGTCAAGGAGATTAGAGTTAGGCTGCTCAATAAAAACACTTAA